The Malus sylvestris chromosome 12, drMalSylv7.2, whole genome shotgun sequence genome contains a region encoding:
- the LOC126593770 gene encoding putative E3 ubiquitin-protein ligase XBAT31, with translation MGQGLSCGEPRESGVFGAVENGDLDLVGAMVEADPSVLELSKGRSRLSALHVAAANGRIEVLSMLLDRSVINPDVVNRYKQTPLMLAAMNGNITCVQKLIQAGANILMFDSLNGRTCLHYAAYYGHSDCLQAILSTAHSTPVANSWGFARFVNIRDGGGATPLHLAARQREPECVHVLLNNGALVCALTGGYGYPGSTPLHLAARGGSLDCVRELLAWGADRLQKDSSGRIPYTVALKHKHQACAAVLNPSSAEPLVWPSPLKFISELNPEAKALLERALTEANMEREKTILKDTVYSLPSPLHSDAEADDNASEASDVDLCCICFDQLCTIEVGPCGHQMCAHCTLALCCHKKPDPSSTCPTVPVCPFCRTTITQLVVANIKANNDVDPEMSPAKPRRSRKSNVSEGSSSFKGLSPMSSFGRMGNRSSGKVAAECNEEIHKL, from the exons ATGGGTCAGGGCCTGAGCTGTGGAGAACCTCGTGAGAGTGGAGTCTTTGGAGCTGTGGAGAATGGGGACCTGGATCTCGTTGGAGCAATGGTGGAAGCTGACCCAAGTGTTTTGGAGCTGAGCAAAGGCCGCAGCCGGCTGTCTGCTCTGCATGTCGCCGCTGCAAATGGCCGGATCGAG GTTCTCTCTATGCTGTTGGATCGGTCTGTTATCAATCCAGATGTGGTGAATCGATACAAACAG ACTCCGTTAATGTTGGCTGCGATGAATGGGAATATCACTTGTGTCCAGAAGCTTATCCAAGCGGGAGCAAAT ATATTGATGTTTGATTCCCTGAACGGAAGAACCTGCCTGCATTACGCTGCATACTATGGCCATTCAGACTGCCTTCAAGCCATTCTCTCCACCGCGCATTCCACCCCTGTTGCAAATTCTTG GGGATTTGCGAGATTTGTGAACATAAGAGATGGAGGTGGTGCAACCCCATTGCATTTAGCTGCCCGCCAAAGAGAGCCAGAGTGCGTTCATGTTCTTTTAAACAATGGGGCTCTTGTTTGTGCTTTAACTGGTGGATATGG CTACCCTGGAAGTACACCACTTCACTTAGCTGCTCGTGGTGGATCCTTAGATTGTGTCAGAGAGTTGCTTGCTTGGGGAGCGGATCGGCTTCAAAAAGACTCTTCTGG GAGAATACCATATACAGTTGCTCTGAAGCACAAGCATCAAGCTTGCGCAGCCGTATTGAACCCTTCATCAGCAGAGCCTCTTGTCTGGCCATCGCCTTTGAAGTTCATCAGCGAGCTCAATCCAGAGGCTAAAGCTTTGTTAGAAAGGGCATTAACGGAGGCAAACATGGAGAGGGAGAAAACTATCTTGAAGGATACAGTTTACTCACTTCCATCTCCTCTGCATTCAGATGCAGAGGCTGATGATAATGCCTCTGAG GCTAGTGATGTGGACCTGTGCTGCATATGCTTTGACCAGTTATGCACAATTGAGGTCGGACCATGTGGTCATCAAATGTGCGCGCATTGTACCCTTGCTCTATGCTGCCACAAGAAGCCCGATCCATCATCTACTTGTCCTACAGTCCCAGTTTGCCCCTTTTGCCGAACCACCATTACCCAACTAGTTGTTGCCAACATTAAGGCCAACAATGACGTGGATCCGGAAATGAGTCCCGCAAAGCCAAGGAGATCAAGAAAGTCTAATGTCAGTGAAGGCAGCAGTAGCTTCAAGGGGTTGTCTCCCATGAGCTCATTCGGAAGGATGGGAAATCGCAGTTCAGGGAAGGTAGCTGCTGAGTGCAATGAGGAGATCCATAAGCTTTGA
- the LOC126594057 gene encoding 60S ribosomal protein L36-3-like, translating into MAPAAPKSGIFVGLNKGHIVTKRELPPRPSDRKGKTSKRVHFVRNLIREVAGFAPYEKRITELLKVGKDKRALKVAKRKLGTHKRAKKKREEMSNVLRKMRSGGDKK; encoded by the exons ATGGCTCCCGCCGCCCCCAAGAGTGGGATCTTCGTCGGCCTCAACAAAGGCCACATCGTCACCAAGCGTGAATTGCCTCCTCGCCCATCTGACCGCAAGGGG AAAACAAGCAAGAGGGTGCATTTCGTGAGGAACTTGATCAGGGAAGTTGCGGGATTTGCTCCCTATGAGAAGAGGATTACGGAGCTTTTGAAGGTCGGGAAGGACAAGCGTGCTCTTAAGGTGGCCAAGCGAAAGTTGGGTACTCACAAGAGGgccaagaagaagagagaggagatGTCTAACGTTCTCCGCAAGATGAG GTCTGGTGGTGATAAGAAGTGA
- the LOC126592437 gene encoding uncharacterized protein LOC126592437, translated as MASPTFHPVVDDNDLEDAALWAVIDSAAASHSSSKSKPQPQPRRPLAIKYPNYPRCSPVSNPYPPPKLFKTAARLDSSVDSDSKSTASEGEVVEEPWAFHPPRKIARSSFSEVNDTSPLVVVRNVQRTTPTTPTTPFYSSPETHLSPGIGNFASPVNYAQRGERDNSSVAVHSMSGRFPSVSLFKEYQNAAMAILEKTDYTMISGHPFIKKSGWRKISFYFNLSFEIKDKTIEFDENRNVLRAEFVVRAHMQGGRFSDGWGACDRREKRFNKPNHDIPSTAETRAKSKASQDLLGIGEYRPGASQFNH; from the exons ATGGCCTCCCCGACCTTCCATCCCGTCGTGGACGACAATGACCTAGAAGACGCCGCTCTGTGGGCCGTCATTGACTCCGCCGCCGCCTCCCACTCCTCCTCCAAATCCAAACCCCAACCCCAACCCCGCAGGCCCCTCGCTATCAAATACCCAAACTACCCTCGCTGCTCCCCAGTCTCAAACCCTTATCCTCCGCCCAAGCTGTTCAAGACCGCCGCAAGGCTCGACTCCTCCGTCGACTCCGACTCCAAGTCAACCGCATCAGAGGGCGAGGTCGTCGAGGAACCCTGGGCGTTTCATCCCCCGAGGAAGATCGCGAGGTCCTCTTTTTCCGAAGTCAACGATACGAGTCCTCTGGTCGTAGTTCGAAATGTGCAGCGCACGACGCCTACCACTCCTACGACTCCGTTTTATTCGTCGCCGGAAACGCACTTGTCGCCGGGGATCGGGAATTTTGCGAGCCCTGTGAACTATGCGCAGAGAGGGGAGAGGGATAACAGCTCTGTAGCTGTTCATAGCATGTCCGGGAGGTTCCCTTCGGTCTCTCTGTTTAAGGAGTATCAGAATGCAGCTATGGCG ATTTTGGAGAAAACAGATTACACCATGATTTCTGGGCATCCTTTCATTAAAAAGTCAG GTTGGAGGAAGATATCATTTTACTTCAATCTCTCTTTTGAGATCAAAGACAAGACCATTGAATTTGATGAGAATCGAAATGTTCTCCGGGCCGAATTTGTAGTTCGGGCACACATGCA GGGCGGTAGGTTCTCAGATGGATGGGGTGCATGCGATCGGCGTGAGAAGAGATTCAATAAACCAAATCATGACATTCCGAGCACAGCGGAGACCAGGGCTAAAAGCAAAGCATCCCAG GATCTGCTAGGAATCGGAGAGTACCGACCAGGTGCAAGTCAGTTCAACCATTAA